A DNA window from Hevea brasiliensis isolate MT/VB/25A 57/8 chromosome 2, ASM3005281v1, whole genome shotgun sequence contains the following coding sequences:
- the LOC110645197 gene encoding protein COFACTOR ASSEMBLY OF COMPLEX C SUBUNIT B CCB4, chloroplastic isoform X1: protein MEAGTFLHLHAIPWNPKRKASLPNFRRFVRASSNSQARYRGPKPYRNLVADWVSNNDDTVRTFPIFVGGASLLAVLFNRAASGIAPVADASSSQSRADLLTLGLAVTNILTGLVWLTIRPKSISPVNPQGVECRIISSSLPDVVVSELLWVWESLSAVTCCRSLVAVYDSICILQIGMAAESPNDGEALPVDAAKLMQGSLFQGVMKSGAQSYLANLSLYPGRSELPFFPKNTQAVILQPLGDRGIVIIGGDTIRGFTTSDQVLLFISLSVSELLETSISCFHFLSADFNVSHVPNGLPARGVKKKSDKPV, encoded by the exons ATGGAAGCGGGAACTTTCCTCCACCTCCATGCCATTCCCTGGAACCCCAAACGCAAAGCTTCACTCCCCAATTTCCGTCGCTTCGTTAGGGCTTCTTCAAATTCGCAG GCACGCTATAGAGGACCAAAGCCCTACAGAAATCTGGTCGCAGATTGGGTATCCAACAATGACGACACCGTACGAACCTTCCCAATATTCGTCGGAGGAGCTTCTCTCTTGGCTGTGCTCTTCAATCGCGCCGCTTCTGGTATAGCTCCAGTTGCCGATGCTAGTAG TTCACAGTCCAGAGCTGATTTATTGACACTTGGATTGGCTGTGACCAATATATTAACGGGCCTGGTATGGCTCACAATAAGGCCAAAGTCAATATCTCCG GTAAATCCTCAAGGTGTAGAGTGTCGAATTATATCTTCCTCCCTCCCTGACGTTGTGGTTTCTGAGTTATTATG GGTATGGGAATCCCTGTCAGCTGTTACTTGCTGCAGATCTCTAGTTGCTGTTTATGATAGCATTTGTATCCTACAAATTGGTATGGCAGCTGAATCTCCAAATGACGGTGAAGCACTGCCTGTGGATGCTGCCAAATTGATGCAAGGATCGCTTTTTCAAGGTGTTATGAAGTCTGGAGCTC AGAGCTATTTGGCAAACCTATCTCTCTATCCTGGAAGGTCTGAGCTGCCATTTTTTCCTAAAAATACACAG GCAGTTATTTTGCAACCACTTGGAGATAGAGGAATTGTGATAATTGGTGGTGACACAATTAGGGGTTTCACAACTTCTGACCAGGTGCTCCTTTTCATATCTTTATCCGTATCTGAACTCCTGGAAACATCTATTTCATGCTTCCATTTTCTTTCTGCTGATTTTAATGTCTCTCATGTCCCAAATGGATTACCTGCTAGGGGAGTTAAAAAAAAGTCAGATAAACCTGTCTGA
- the LOC110649183 gene encoding uncharacterized protein LOC110649183 isoform X4 produces MEPWNSQVILPLLVYLVAVALLCASSIHASDHATNGGVGRRLLLGLKEKPRGTNLTFDCSPSGACVPCLYSEKSDEKYRCSETGYRIPLKCVEIKVGTKYGNENKSQNSRSTIEISHENANAHVMLHDTVSNHRSLLDDSSTLEDGSQAYITYRSCITPVNEEKLSVVGFE; encoded by the exons ATGGAGCCATGGAATTCACAAGTGATTCTCCCTCTCCTTGTATACTTGGTAGCTGTGGCGCTACTCTGTGCATCTTCCATTCACGCCTCTGATCACGCAAC AAATGGAGGCGTTGGGCGCAGATTGTTACTTGGTTTGAAAGAGAAACCTCGCGGAACTAACCTTACCTTCGATTGCTCTCCTTCTGGCGCCTGCGTTCCCTGCCTCTACTCTGAGAAG agtgatgaaaaatatcgttgCAGTGAGACTGGTTATCGAATCCCTTTAAAGTGTGTTGAAATTAAAGTTGGCACAAAGTATGGAAATGAGAACAAGTCTCAGAATAGTCGATCCACTATAGAGATCTCTCATGAAAATGCAAATGCACATGTAATGTTGCATGACACTGTTTCAAACCATAGAAGTTTACTGGATGATTCATCCACATTAGAGGATGGATCACAGGCTTACATTACTTATAGAAGCTGTATAACACCGGTTAATGAAGAGAAGTTGTCAGTAGTTGGTTTTGAG TAA
- the LOC110649186 gene encoding transcription factor MYB1R1 — protein MSRSCSQCGNNGHNSRTCRESPAAAGPIGGGAASSSAATGGENGIMLFGVRVTTEGASFRKSVSMNNLSQYEPQPQDPNADVAAGYESDDVVHASGRSRERKRGVPWSEEEHKLFLLGLQKVGKGDWRGISRNFVKTRTPTQVASHAQKYFLRRNNQNHRRRRRSSLFDITTDTFLGSSMEEEQVHQETATVPLPPQPHFSNTLVGFPMSTFPVSLSPAVLEVAGDNTMENLSLGSSNAKLKTSPKLIRPIPIIPVPPSSKMADLNLNQKSPTIEPVPLSLKLSTPSSEEQSPAATTATATATHSSTFQAMSGGDSVISVA, from the exons ATGTCTCGCAGTTGCTCACAGTGTGGAAATAATGGCCATAACTCTCGGACATGCAGGGAGAGTCCTGCTGCTGCTGGTCCTATTGGTGGTGGCGCCGCCTCCTCTTCTGCCGCCACAGGAGGAGAGAATGGTATCATGCTTTTTGGTGTCAGAGTCACTACTGAAGGTGCCTCCTTTCGAAAGAGCGTTAGTATGAATAATCTTTCCCAGTATGAGCCGCAGCCTCAGGACCCCAACGCTGATGTTGCAGCCGGTTATGAATCTGACGACGTCGTTCACGCCTCAGGCAGGAGCCGCGAGCGAAAGAGAG GGGTGCCATGGTCTGAGGAAGAACACAAGCTTTTCCTGTTAGGGTTGCAGAAAGTAGGGAAAGGAGACTGGAGAGGAATTTCAAGAAACTTTGTGAAGACACGTACGCCTACCCAGGTGGCTAGTCATGCTCAAAAGTACTTTCTCCGGCGAAACAACCAAAATCATCGCCGCCGCCGCCGATCTAGTCTCTTTGACATCACCACTGATACA TTCTTGGGTTCATCAATGGAAGAAGAGCAAGTCCACCAAGAAACTGCAACTGTACCACTGCCACCACAGCCACACTTCAGCAATACTCTTGTAGGATTCCCCATGTCAACTTTCCCAGTATCGCTTAGCCCTGCAGTATTAGAGGTTGCCGGCGACAACACGATGGAGAACCTCTCATTAGGATCAAGCAACGCCAAACTGAAGACATCACCGAAGCTCATTCGTCCAATACCAATTATTCCAGTTCCTCCATCTTCAAAAATGGCTGATCTTAACTTGAACCAGAAGAGTCCTACCATAGAACCCGTACCACTGTCACTGAAGCTCTCTACTCCTTCCTCAGAAGAGCAGTCGCCGGCGGCAACGACAGCGACAGCGACAGCGACACACTCTTCAACTTTTCAGGCCATGTCAGGTGGAGACAGCGTCATTAGTGTTGCTTGA
- the LOC110649187 gene encoding probable inactive receptor kinase At1g27190 yields the protein MGILPLLFLFLFLFSLPFCFAIEDDVTCLEGLKNSLTDPLSRLASWDLTNNSVASICKLNGVSCWNEKENRIISLQLPVSQLAGQLPDSLKYCRSLQTLDLSGNALSGSIPSQICTWLPYIVTLDLSSNRFSGSIPPEIVNCKFLNNLILNGNKLSGSIPYGLGSLARLKRFSVADNDLSGSLPADLATFPEADFDGNDGLCGRPLGKCGGLSGKSLGIIIVAGVIGAAGSLILGFVIWWWLYIRPSDKKKGYGFGSGKDDSSWVELLRSHKLVQVSLFQKPIVKIKLADILLATNNFDLENIVISTRTGVSYKAVLPDGSALAIKRLSDCKLTEKQFRSEMNRLGQLRHPNLVPLLGFCVVEEERLLVYKHMPNGTLYSQLHGSGFGFSPSGLLDWPTRLRIGVGAARGLTWLHHGCQPPYMHQYISSNVILLDDDFDARFTDFGLARLVGSRDSNDSSFVNGDLGEFGYVAPEYSSTMVASFKGDVYSFGIVLLELVTGQKPLEVSIAEEGFKGNLVDWVNHLVSTGRSKEAMDKALYGKGHDDEIMQFLKIAWSCVVSRPKDRPSMYRVYESLKSMAEKHGFSDQHDEFPLIFGKQDPEYKE from the coding sequence ATGGGGATCTTGCCTttgctctttctctttctctttctctttagtTTGCCTTTCTGTTTTGCCATTGAGGATGACGTTACTTGCCTTGAAGGCTTGAAAAACTCGCTCACTGACCCACTCAGTAGACTGGCTTCCTGGGACTTGACCAACAACTCCGTTGCCTCTATTTGCAAGCTTAATGGCGTTTCTTGCTGGAATGAGAAGGAAAACCGAATCATCAGCCTTCAGCTCCCGGTGTCTCAGCTTGCCGGACAGCTTCCTGATTCTCTCAAGTATTGTCGCAGCCTCCAGACCTTAGATCTCTCCGGCAATGCACTTTCCGGTTCGATCCCTTCCCAAATCTGTACTTGGTTGCCTTATATTGTTACTCTAGATCTCTCCAGTAACCGCTTCTCGGGTTCCATTCCGCCTGAGATCGTTAACTGCAagttcttgaacaatctcattttGAATGGAAACAAGTTGTCCGGTTCGATCCCTTACGGTCTCGGCAGCCTTGCCCGGTTGAAACGGTTTTCGGTGGCGGATAACGATTTGTCCGGTTCGCTACCGGCTGATTTGGCAACATTCCCTGAGGCTGATTTTGATGGGAATGACGGGCTTTGTGGTAGGCCTCTTGGTAAATGCGGCGGATTGAGTGGTAAGAGCCTTGGCATTATCATTGTTGCTGGTGTTATTGGTGCTGCTGGGTCTTTGATTTTAGGGTTTGTGATTTGGTGGTGGTTGTATATTAGGCCAAGTGACAAAAAGAAAGGTTATGGGTTTGGTAGTGGCAAGGATGATTCTAGCTGGGTCGAGTTGTTGAGGTCACATAAGCTTGTTCAAGTCTCATTGTTTCAAAAGCCCATTGTTAAGATCAAGTTGGCAGATATATTGCTAGCCACTAATAATTTTGATTTGGAAAATATTGTGATTTCAACTAGAACTGGGGTTTCGTACAAGGCTGTTTTACCTGATGGGTCTGCTCTTGCTATTAAAAGGCTTAGTGATTGTAAGCTCACCGAGAAGCAGTTTAGGTCTGAGATGAACAGATTAGGTCAACTTAGGCATCCAAATTTGGTGCCTTTATTGGGATTTTGTGTTGTTGAAGAAGAGAGGCTGTTGGTTTATAAGCATATGCCTAATGGGACCTTGTATTCTCAATTGCATGGGAGTGGGTTTGGTTTCAGTCCCTCTGGTCTTTTGGATTGGCCTACGAGGCTTAGGATTGGTGTTGGTGCAGCTAGAGGGCTTACTTGGCTCCACCATGGATGCCAGCCACCATATATGCACCAGTATATTAGCTCTAATGTAATACTTCTCGATGACGATTTTGATGCTAGGTTTACTGATTTTGGTTTGGCAAGGTTGGTTGGTTCTCGAGATTCTAATGATAGTTCTTTTGTTAATGGAGATTTAGGGGAGTTTGGTTATGTTGCTCCTGAGTATTCAAGTACCATGGTTGCCTCATTTAAAGGGGATGTTTATAGCTTTGGGATCGTGCTTTTGGAGTTGGTTACAGGGCAAAAGCCTTTGGAAGTTAGTATTGCAGAGGAAGGATTCAAAGGGAATTTGGTGGATTGGGTAAATCATTTAGTGAGCACTGGTCGAAGCAAGGAAGCCATGGATAAAGCTCTATATGGGAAAGGTCATGATGATGAAATAATGCAGTTCCTGAAGATTGCTTGGAGTTGTGTGGTTTCCAGGCCCAAGGATAGGCCTTCTATGTACCGAGTATATGAATCTTTAAAGAGCATGGCCGAGAAACATGGTTTTTCTGACCAGCATGATGAATTCCCGTTGATCTTTGGTAAACAAGATCCTGAATATAAAGAGTAG
- the LOC110645197 gene encoding protein COFACTOR ASSEMBLY OF COMPLEX C SUBUNIT B CCB4, chloroplastic isoform X3, translating to MEAGTFLHLHAIPWNPKRKASLPNFRRFVRASSNSQARYRGPKPYRNLVADWVSNNDDTVRTFPIFVGGASLLAVLFNRAASGIAPVADASSSQSRADLLTLGLAVTNILTGLVWLTIRPKSISPVNPQGVECRIISSSLPDVVVSELLWVWESLSAVTCCRSLVAVYDSICILQIGMAAESPNDGEALPVDAAKLMQGSLFQGVMKSGAQSYLANLSLYPGRSELPFFPKNTQAVILQPLGDRGIVIIGGDTIRGFTTSDQGLYGLQGAVFGWAP from the exons ATGGAAGCGGGAACTTTCCTCCACCTCCATGCCATTCCCTGGAACCCCAAACGCAAAGCTTCACTCCCCAATTTCCGTCGCTTCGTTAGGGCTTCTTCAAATTCGCAG GCACGCTATAGAGGACCAAAGCCCTACAGAAATCTGGTCGCAGATTGGGTATCCAACAATGACGACACCGTACGAACCTTCCCAATATTCGTCGGAGGAGCTTCTCTCTTGGCTGTGCTCTTCAATCGCGCCGCTTCTGGTATAGCTCCAGTTGCCGATGCTAGTAG TTCACAGTCCAGAGCTGATTTATTGACACTTGGATTGGCTGTGACCAATATATTAACGGGCCTGGTATGGCTCACAATAAGGCCAAAGTCAATATCTCCG GTAAATCCTCAAGGTGTAGAGTGTCGAATTATATCTTCCTCCCTCCCTGACGTTGTGGTTTCTGAGTTATTATG GGTATGGGAATCCCTGTCAGCTGTTACTTGCTGCAGATCTCTAGTTGCTGTTTATGATAGCATTTGTATCCTACAAATTGGTATGGCAGCTGAATCTCCAAATGACGGTGAAGCACTGCCTGTGGATGCTGCCAAATTGATGCAAGGATCGCTTTTTCAAGGTGTTATGAAGTCTGGAGCTC AGAGCTATTTGGCAAACCTATCTCTCTATCCTGGAAGGTCTGAGCTGCCATTTTTTCCTAAAAATACACAG GCAGTTATTTTGCAACCACTTGGAGATAGAGGAATTGTGATAATTGGTGGTGACACAATTAGGGGTTTCACAACTTCTGACCAG GGATTATATGGTTTACAAGGAGCAGTGTTTGGCTGGGCACCATAA
- the LOC110649183 gene encoding uncharacterized protein LOC110649183 isoform X3: MEPWNSQVILPLLVYLVAVALLCASSIHASDHATNGGVGRRLLLGLKEKPRGTNLTFDCSPSGACVPCLYSEKSDEKYRCSETGYRIPLKCVEIKVGTKYGNENKSQNSRSTIEISHENANAHVMLHDTVSNHRSLLDDSSTLEDGSQAYITYRSCITPVNEEKLSVVGFEYALSHGL; this comes from the exons ATGGAGCCATGGAATTCACAAGTGATTCTCCCTCTCCTTGTATACTTGGTAGCTGTGGCGCTACTCTGTGCATCTTCCATTCACGCCTCTGATCACGCAAC AAATGGAGGCGTTGGGCGCAGATTGTTACTTGGTTTGAAAGAGAAACCTCGCGGAACTAACCTTACCTTCGATTGCTCTCCTTCTGGCGCCTGCGTTCCCTGCCTCTACTCTGAGAAG agtgatgaaaaatatcgttgCAGTGAGACTGGTTATCGAATCCCTTTAAAGTGTGTTGAAATTAAAGTTGGCACAAAGTATGGAAATGAGAACAAGTCTCAGAATAGTCGATCCACTATAGAGATCTCTCATGAAAATGCAAATGCACATGTAATGTTGCATGACACTGTTTCAAACCATAGAAGTTTACTGGATGATTCATCCACATTAGAGGATGGATCACAGGCTTACATTACTTATAGAAGCTGTATAACACCGGTTAATGAAGAGAAGTTGTCAGTAGTTGGTTTTGAG TATGCCCTTAGCCATGGCCTATAG
- the LOC110649183 gene encoding uncharacterized protein LOC110649183 isoform X2 — protein MEPWNSQVILPLLVYLVAVALLCASSIHASDHATNGGVGRRLLLGLKEKPRGTNLTFDCSPSGACVPCLYSEKSDEKYRCSETGYRIPLKCVEIKVGTKYGNENKSQNSRSTIEISHENANAHVMLHDTVSNHRSLLDDSSTLEDGSQAYITYRSCITPVNEEKLSVVGFEWLDCVLPKKADSYRVRSWGREDSDELQVLIQSF, from the exons ATGGAGCCATGGAATTCACAAGTGATTCTCCCTCTCCTTGTATACTTGGTAGCTGTGGCGCTACTCTGTGCATCTTCCATTCACGCCTCTGATCACGCAAC AAATGGAGGCGTTGGGCGCAGATTGTTACTTGGTTTGAAAGAGAAACCTCGCGGAACTAACCTTACCTTCGATTGCTCTCCTTCTGGCGCCTGCGTTCCCTGCCTCTACTCTGAGAAG agtgatgaaaaatatcgttgCAGTGAGACTGGTTATCGAATCCCTTTAAAGTGTGTTGAAATTAAAGTTGGCACAAAGTATGGAAATGAGAACAAGTCTCAGAATAGTCGATCCACTATAGAGATCTCTCATGAAAATGCAAATGCACATGTAATGTTGCATGACACTGTTTCAAACCATAGAAGTTTACTGGATGATTCATCCACATTAGAGGATGGATCACAGGCTTACATTACTTATAGAAGCTGTATAACACCGGTTAATGAAGAGAAGTTGTCAGTAGTTGGTTTTGAG TGGTTGGACTGTGTACTTCCGAAGAAAGCAGACAGTTACCGTGTCAGGAGCTGGGGGAGGGAGGATTCAGATGAACTCCAGGTTCTAATTCAAAGTTTCTAG
- the LOC110645197 gene encoding protein COFACTOR ASSEMBLY OF COMPLEX C SUBUNIT B CCB4, chloroplastic isoform X2 codes for MEAGTFLHLHAIPWNPKRKASLPNFRRFVRASSNSQARYRGPKPYRNLVADWVSNNDDTVRTFPIFVGGASLLAVLFNRAASGIAPVADASSSQSRADLLTLGLAVTNILTGLVWLTIRPKSISPVNPQGVECRIISSSLPDVVVSELLWVWESLSAVTCCRSLVAVYDSICILQIGMAAESPNDGEALPVDAAKLMQGSLFQGVMKSGAQSYLANLSLYPGRSELPFFPKNTQAVILQPLGDRGIVIIGGDTIRGFTTSDQAWITFIGEKIDATLGKYVINNPLAVQDRV; via the exons ATGGAAGCGGGAACTTTCCTCCACCTCCATGCCATTCCCTGGAACCCCAAACGCAAAGCTTCACTCCCCAATTTCCGTCGCTTCGTTAGGGCTTCTTCAAATTCGCAG GCACGCTATAGAGGACCAAAGCCCTACAGAAATCTGGTCGCAGATTGGGTATCCAACAATGACGACACCGTACGAACCTTCCCAATATTCGTCGGAGGAGCTTCTCTCTTGGCTGTGCTCTTCAATCGCGCCGCTTCTGGTATAGCTCCAGTTGCCGATGCTAGTAG TTCACAGTCCAGAGCTGATTTATTGACACTTGGATTGGCTGTGACCAATATATTAACGGGCCTGGTATGGCTCACAATAAGGCCAAAGTCAATATCTCCG GTAAATCCTCAAGGTGTAGAGTGTCGAATTATATCTTCCTCCCTCCCTGACGTTGTGGTTTCTGAGTTATTATG GGTATGGGAATCCCTGTCAGCTGTTACTTGCTGCAGATCTCTAGTTGCTGTTTATGATAGCATTTGTATCCTACAAATTGGTATGGCAGCTGAATCTCCAAATGACGGTGAAGCACTGCCTGTGGATGCTGCCAAATTGATGCAAGGATCGCTTTTTCAAGGTGTTATGAAGTCTGGAGCTC AGAGCTATTTGGCAAACCTATCTCTCTATCCTGGAAGGTCTGAGCTGCCATTTTTTCCTAAAAATACACAG GCAGTTATTTTGCAACCACTTGGAGATAGAGGAATTGTGATAATTGGTGGTGACACAATTAGGGGTTTCACAACTTCTGACCAG GCATGGATTACATTTATTGGAGAGAAAATTGATGCTACACTAGGAAAATACGTGATCAACAATCCATTGGCAGTTCAAGATAGAGTTTGA
- the LOC110645197 gene encoding protein COFACTOR ASSEMBLY OF COMPLEX C SUBUNIT B CCB4, chloroplastic isoform X4 has translation MEAGTFLHLHAIPWNPKRKASLPNFRRFVRASSNSQARYRGPKPYRNLVADWVSNNDDTVRTFPIFVGGASLLAVLFNRAASGIAPVADASSSQSRADLLTLGLAVTNILTGLVWLTIRPKSISPVNPQGVECRIISSSLPDVVVSELLWVWESLSAVTCCRSLVAVYDSICILQIGMAAESPNDGEALPVDAAKLMQGSLFQGVMKSGAQSYLANLSLYPGRSELPFFPKNTQLFCNHLEIEEL, from the exons ATGGAAGCGGGAACTTTCCTCCACCTCCATGCCATTCCCTGGAACCCCAAACGCAAAGCTTCACTCCCCAATTTCCGTCGCTTCGTTAGGGCTTCTTCAAATTCGCAG GCACGCTATAGAGGACCAAAGCCCTACAGAAATCTGGTCGCAGATTGGGTATCCAACAATGACGACACCGTACGAACCTTCCCAATATTCGTCGGAGGAGCTTCTCTCTTGGCTGTGCTCTTCAATCGCGCCGCTTCTGGTATAGCTCCAGTTGCCGATGCTAGTAG TTCACAGTCCAGAGCTGATTTATTGACACTTGGATTGGCTGTGACCAATATATTAACGGGCCTGGTATGGCTCACAATAAGGCCAAAGTCAATATCTCCG GTAAATCCTCAAGGTGTAGAGTGTCGAATTATATCTTCCTCCCTCCCTGACGTTGTGGTTTCTGAGTTATTATG GGTATGGGAATCCCTGTCAGCTGTTACTTGCTGCAGATCTCTAGTTGCTGTTTATGATAGCATTTGTATCCTACAAATTGGTATGGCAGCTGAATCTCCAAATGACGGTGAAGCACTGCCTGTGGATGCTGCCAAATTGATGCAAGGATCGCTTTTTCAAGGTGTTATGAAGTCTGGAGCTC AGAGCTATTTGGCAAACCTATCTCTCTATCCTGGAAGGTCTGAGCTGCCATTTTTTCCTAAAAATACACAG TTATTTTGCAACCACTTGGAGATAGAGGAATTGTGA
- the LOC110649183 gene encoding uncharacterized protein LOC110649183 isoform X1: protein MEPWNSQVILPLLVYLVAVALLCASSIHASDHATNGGVGRRLLLGLKEKPRGTNLTFDCSPSGACVPCLYSEKSDEKYRCSETGYRIPLKCVEIKVGTKYGNENKSQNSRSTIEISHENANAHVMLHDTVSNHRSLLDDSSTLEDGSQAYITYRSCITPVNEEKLSVVGFEGIVLCLFCLSGWTVYFRRKQTVTVSGAGGGRIQMNSRF, encoded by the exons ATGGAGCCATGGAATTCACAAGTGATTCTCCCTCTCCTTGTATACTTGGTAGCTGTGGCGCTACTCTGTGCATCTTCCATTCACGCCTCTGATCACGCAAC AAATGGAGGCGTTGGGCGCAGATTGTTACTTGGTTTGAAAGAGAAACCTCGCGGAACTAACCTTACCTTCGATTGCTCTCCTTCTGGCGCCTGCGTTCCCTGCCTCTACTCTGAGAAG agtgatgaaaaatatcgttgCAGTGAGACTGGTTATCGAATCCCTTTAAAGTGTGTTGAAATTAAAGTTGGCACAAAGTATGGAAATGAGAACAAGTCTCAGAATAGTCGATCCACTATAGAGATCTCTCATGAAAATGCAAATGCACATGTAATGTTGCATGACACTGTTTCAAACCATAGAAGTTTACTGGATGATTCATCCACATTAGAGGATGGATCACAGGCTTACATTACTTATAGAAGCTGTATAACACCGGTTAATGAAGAGAAGTTGTCAGTAGTTGGTTTTGAG GGGATTGTTTTGTGTTTGTTCTGCCTAAGTGGTTGGACTGTGTACTTCCGAAGAAAGCAGACAGTTACCGTGTCAGGAGCTGGGGGAGGGAGGATTCAGATGAACTCCAGGTTCTAA